The Eubalaena glacialis isolate mEubGla1 chromosome 3, mEubGla1.1.hap2.+ XY, whole genome shotgun sequence nucleotide sequence gaaatagaaaaagtcctaaaattcatatagaatctcaagggaccctaaatagccaaaacaatcctgaaaaaaataccagaaagctggaggactcacttcctgatttcaaatcttactataaagctgcagtaatcaaacaATGTGGTAGTGGAATAAGGACAGATATATAGactaatggaatagaacagagagcccagaaataagccctcacatatatggtcaaatgattcttttttttttttggctgcattgggtctttgttgctgcgcacgggctttttctagatgcggcgagtaggggctactcttcattgcggtgcatgagcttctcattgcagtggcttctcttgttgcagagcttgggctgtaggcatgcgggcttcagtagttgcagcacacgggctcagtagttctggctcgtgggcttagttgctccgcggcatgtgggatcttcccggaccagggatcgaacccgtggcaggcagattcttaaccactgcgccactagggaagtcgctcaaatgatttttgacaagggtgctaagaccattcaataggaaaaggactgtcttttcaacaaatggtactgggaaagctggatatacacatgcaaaagaatgatggtggacccttacctaacaccatTCTCAAAATTTAAGTCAAAGTGGATCAAAGATCTAAtggtaagaactaaaactatgaaactcttagggacttccctggtggcgcagtggttaagactctgtgctcccaatgcagggggcccgggttcaatccctggtcagggaactagatcccacatgcatgctgcaactaaggagccctcctgccgcaactaagacccagcacaaccagataaataaataaataaatattttgaaaaataaaaaataaataaaactcttagatgaaaacatagggcAAAAGCTTCGTGacattgggtttggcaatgatttcttgcatATGACTCCAAAgccacaggcaacaaaagaaaaaatagacaaattgtacttcatgaaaatttttaaatattgtgcatcaaaagacaataTCAATAGAGTAAAAAAGAAgctcacagaatgggaggaaatatttgcaaatcatatatctgataagggattaatatacagaatatatagagggctcctaaaactcaacaacaaaaaaacaaacagccggATTCATTCTcgaaaaaagatatacagatgtgcaacaagtgcatgaaaagatgctcagcatcactgattattagggaaatgcaaatcaaaaccacaattagggAATTTTTtggcagtacagtggttaggacttggcgctttcactgccgacgcccaggttcgatccatggtcggggaactaagaaaaaaaaaaagcacacaatgagataccacctcacacccatcaggatggctactatcaaaaaaaccagaaaagaaggatTGCTACGTGTCCTTGGAATCATTTTCTGATTGTATAGAGAGTGTGAAATATTGACAAGTGGTAAAACAACTCAGGACAAGCATTGCTCAGTAAAATAAAACTCTGTGAgtttattctggaaaaaaaaaaaacagaaaataacaagtgttggcaataAGGCAGAAAAACTGGAAcccactgttggcaggaatgtaaaatggtgtagccgcTGAGAAAAACAGgttggcagctcctcaaaaaattaaaagtagcatGACCCTATGattcagaaattccacttctgggtatatatgtaaaagaattgaaatcaggatctcgaagagatatttgtacatccatgttcataatattcacaatagctaaaacatggaggCAACCCAAGTGTCAATCAGTGGATGAAAGGAAATGCAAAATGTGGGATATTCCTACAATGTAATagtattcagctttaaaaaggaaggaaattgtgacacatgctacaatgtggataaaccttgaggacattatgaaataagccagtcacaaaaggacaaattctctatgattccacttatatgagatacttagAGTGAGTAGTCAAGATCATAAAGTCAGAAAGTAGACTGGTgatgggctgggggctgggggaagaaGGGGAACAGGGAGTTATTGTGTAATGGGTAGAGAGTTtcaattttacaaaatgaaaagagttctggagacagatggtggtgatggtagcacaaccTCATGAAtctaataccactgaactgtatgttaaaaatagttaagatggtaaattttctatttttgatattttacaatttaaaaaatggaaaatgataaAACTGATGACCAtggtcaaaaatatatatatatatttaggtatgcaatacttttataatttaaaaaaattaaggaaaaaagctTTGAAGTATGATTTCAAATTTGCAATTCAGAAAGTCAGCTCAATCTCGATGTtttgttgcttgtatgtttttttAAGAGGACACTAAAAATATCGTGGTAGATTAGAGTTTTCTACTCTGCCTAAAGCATAACTTGTCATTCTTTTCACAGATGTATTTAGGGATTTGGGATAATCTACCAGGTGTTGTGAAATGTCAAATGGAACAAGCACTTCATCTTGATTTTGGAACTGAATTGGAACCAAGAAAAGAAATAGTGCTATTTGATAAGCCAACTAGGGGAACTACTGTAcagaaattcaaagaaatggTCTACAGTCTCTTTAAAGTAAGTATATGCATTCACATGTTGCTAGTGTGAAGTGGTACTCTTCTGGAAGCTGGCAGGACCTCATTCTAAGTCATAAAAATGTTGGTATTCTTTGACCTATATCAGGGACTCCATCTTGAggaaataattcaaagaaaagaaaaaaatgtatggagGGTGTTTAACATTACTTACTACCGCTAAAAATCTCCAGATGTGAGAGTTCATTAAGTAGATGGGCTGCTCTATAGCTTGACATTAAAACTGAtatacttgggcttccctggtggtgcagtgatttaagaatccgcctgccagtgatgcaggggacacgggttcgagccctggtccaggaagatcccacatgctgtggagcaactaagcccgtgcaccacaactactgagcctgtgctctagagcccgcgagccacaactactgagcccgcgtgccacaactactggagcccgcgcgcctagagcccgtgctctgcaacgagaagccactgcaatgagaagcccgcgcactgcaaccaagaggagcccccgcttgctgcaactagagaaagcccgcacgcagcaacaaagacccaatgcagccaaaaacaaataaataaataaaataaattttttttaaaaactgatatactttttttaaaaagatgaaattagtAGACTgattgcaaattatttttttaatttaaagaaatactcaaagattaaatagaaatatgaaaatatgaaactattgggaattccctgggtccagtggttaggactccacactttcactgccaagggtgcgggTTCGATAACTGGTCGGGGAACttctgcaagccacgtggcacagccaaaaaaaaatgaaaataattacacTTTTGGAAAgaatctttttctcatttttattgctcttatattttaactcaaaatctttcttttctttgaacaGTTTACACTTTTAGACTGTTTTATGCCAGAGAGTCTCCACAGGGAAATACTTGTAGCATTCATTATTGGAACACCTTGAATAAAATAATTGTTAACAacaattacaaaatagaaaataatttgtagTTGACCCTTTAACTTTGGATATGGGCAAACTACACTGCAATTTTGCAAGTAAGTGTATGAATAAGACAAAGATTAATTAATGGCTTGGTTAACTGTATTTATCTACAAGGTCTAAGGAGGCTATGGGCGTTAAGGTGGCCATTTCTTAACAAATATACTTAGCAAAGTGGGTTTTACCTCAAGTACATAAAACATAGTTCTGACTCACTTAgcaaacattataaatatttggAAAGGTATTAAGTCTCCTATGGGTATTCAGTAGCAAGATTATCACTTAGCATGGTAATTATCTCTGTAAAGGAAGTTAGTATGTTACATATGAGATTCTTTTCATTGCTTCTGTATAATTAGCCAAATTCTTATCTTTACAGGCAAAGTTGGGTGACCAAGGCAACCTCTCTGAACTGGTTAATCTCATCTTGACAGTGGCTGATGGAGACAAAGATGGCCAGGTTTCCTTGGGAGAAGCAAAGTCAGCATGGGCACTTCTTCAATTAAATGAATTTCTTCTCATGGTAATACTTCAAGATAAAGAACATACCCCCAAATTAATGGGATTCTGTGGTGATCTCTATGTGATGGAAAGTGTTGAATATACCTCTCTTTATGGAATAAGCCTTCCGTGGGTCATTGAACTTTTTATTCCATCTGGGTTCAGAAGAAGCATGGATCAGTTGTTCACACCATCATGGCCTAGAAAGGCTAAAATAGCCATAGGACTTCTAGAATTTGTGGAAGATGTTTTCCATGGCCCCTATGGAAACTTCCTCATGTGTGATACTAGTGCCAGAAACCTAGGATATAATGATAAGTATGATCTGAAAATGGTGGACATGAGAAAAATTGTGCCAGAGACAAACCTGAAAGAACTTATAAAGGATCGTCACTGTGAGTCTGATTTGGACTGTGTCTATGGCACGGATTGTCGAACTAGCTGTGATCAGAGTACGATGAAGTGTACCTCAGAAGTGATACAACCAAACTTGGCAAAAGCCTGTCAGTTACTCAAAGACTACCTGTTGCGTGGTGCTCCAGTTGAAATTCGTGAAGAATTAGAAAAGCAGCTGTATTCCTGTATTGCTCTCAAAGTCACAGCAAATCAAATGGAAATGGAACATTCTTTGATACTAAATAACCTAAAAACATTACTGTGGAAGAAAATTTCCTACACAAATGACTCTTAGTTCATTTGGACATTGTGACCATTTTAAGAAATTTAGCacttcaaaagaaaaatcttgaacaTTTTTTCTAAATGGCTTGATTCAAATCCTTGCCAGTTATCACAAAACTCCTTTCCCCTGATCCTAAGGAAGCCATCATCTTAAAATACATGTTGATTGCTGAAGTAATGGCAGGAGGTATAGGATCAAAAGGTCCAAAAATATTCATTCCTGCCTTTTAGAAACGCTGGTACATTTCCTAGTACATTCACCGTGTAACTATTTTGACTAATGACTTAAAATAATGCTGTGAAAAGCCTCATTCCATAAACATCAACGGTCAGAGTATTTTGTAGATTTGTTAGCCAAAATATCAGTGCTGGAAATTGTGTTTGCATTGAAgctgctgtttaaaaaagaaaatttataaatttactaaTGTCTCAGCATGGTAAAGTTTGCACATTAACAGAAATTAAGACTGCAAAGCAGGTAAATTAAAATTACTCCTTTATAAACAGATGTTGGGTTAATAGCATGGTTtcttataaatacatttaactcATTTAGACATCACATTTTATGTGGCTTCAGAAAGTTCTGAGTGGCTCTTACCCACTGAAAACCCATCAGGAAGCATTCTACTTGGCAATATATAATTGCCAATTTTAGAGGCTGAATATGCATGAGTTCATCATCCTAGATTTAAAGGGTCTGTACCTTAGTATCAGCCAGCCAACTGGTCTTCAAAACTTGTTATCTTTAGGCCACAGACCTAACGCAGATACACATATCCTGAATCTGAGCTATGGGAAAGTGGGACATTAAGAGCAGGACTCTGAAATCATAAACTTCCTattaataattttccattttcaaacAGTATTCCCTATTGGCCAAAGGACTGTTTCTCAAGAGGCATGTAAATATATCCATCTAACACTTTCTCATGTAAACTTGATATACAAGGGTTAGTATTTGCTCCTCTCTTTTGTTTATTCAGATCTGGCCTTTCAACTCCATAAAACAAAACACCTCTTATAATTAAAGAACCAGTATTTTCGGCTCAAAGGTTTCACCTGgataaatatgtgttaaaattATATGACCTTCATTGGACAGCTACCTATCTCTCAAGAACTAAAGCCATGGAGTAGCATCAGTTTCACTTACTTTAAAATTGTAAACTTTGAAGGTACTTTTTCTTCTAACTCATCATGTGGTTACAATAAATGAACGTAAGAAGTATTTCTAGGGGAAGGTTTGTCTGTTGCTTGCCAGACTTTTTAAGGACAGCTGCACATCATACAATTCAAGGGATAACTCCTGTCAGGAAGAACAGATGCCCAAGGTATGAACTTTGAGGCAATATGTAAGATTTTCTGGAAAAAGCTACACTTGTTTCTGGAAGGAAAATACTGTCAATTTCAGGTATTTCCCACAGTTTCATTAACAAGAGCTTAACACAGAAACAGCTACTTGTTCAATAAGTTTATTACTGTCTTTATCTGAAAAATCTTCATATAAATTGTGGTTTGGTTTATTAACTCTCAGCAGCCCGTTCCTGAGCTCTAAGGAAGCTTGCCTTCTTCTGAGCTACCCGATCTTTCTTCTGGGCAAGTGACATTTTGGGACGGTTCCACCTACAgaacaaagtaaaaagaagagaaagggacataaattttaaaaaccatagcTTAAGAGAATAGAGAATAGTTAACTTTGAAAAAGACACACTTTGTAATAAAATGGAGGTCAAATAATCCAAGTCCAATACCTGTTCTCTTCCTTAGCCTATTAAAAAATGCAGTAATTGACAGTTACAATGTACTGGGACAGAATGGGCCACCTCGGTAGCATCCAAGGCTAATACATTTCTACCACCACAATTACTTTAGCAAACCTGGTTCCCCTCACCTCTGCAACATCATGCAGAGCTAGTGATCGAGTTTGCACAACTTCACTCAGAGTCTGAGCGAGATGAAACAAGGCAGGAACCCCTCCCAACCTCCTTCTCTTCAAAAAACAGTGAAACACATACCTCTTCTTTTTAACTTCTCTCTTAGGCTTCTTCTCATACACTGGATTCTCTCGTATTGCAGCATGAGCTTTCTTATACATCTCCTCCATctgaaacaaagcaaagcaaacagtACTTGGTTTCATTTCATATGCCCTAAACAGTAATAAAATACACTATTCTACTGCTTGCTCTATTTTGTCCTTCTAAGCCAGATTCTCAAAAGGAGCTAAACTAGATCAATATTGGTATCTTTTTGTAACCCATCTTTTCCTAAGAAAGTCCCAGTTTTTACCATAAGCAGTATGAATTGACACCATTCACAAAACATAACTTAATCTTCCTCAAGAAAAATTCGCATGCATTTCTGAATAATTCAGCTATACTTCATGAGTCACTCAAGTTTAAAGCAAACTGCTTTCTGTAGTAACACATTTTATGCTCATTTAAAGCCATCTGACCTAAATTCTTTCATTCAAATATGGATACATGCCAGTATTTAagatgttaaaatgaaaaatatacggACTAACAAGCAACTGCCAAATACATCTCTGTCCTCCCACGTTCCCTATATTTCTATCTTCCATTGATTCCTGATAGgtcttttcaaaatttattccCAGGATCCCATACCAGGAACTTCTTGATCTACTACCACAAATCACCAGTATCTCGCAGCAGTATCAGGCCTCTGTGGAATCAGAAAGAGGCCCGAATTTCCCTAGAAAACCACTATCCAATTAGAAACATTAATGAGAATTTTGTTCTAAAATTCAACAAAAAACAATGCTGCAACTCTCTGAAGTGTTTCAATACCCACCCCCCAAATGACTATTGATCACATGGAAGATCAAGTCATGAAGAGAAACTGTAAATAAAATGTGTGAAATTCAGTAACAATTACAGCCTACCTAAAGAATGAGTCACGGTAATCCAGGTCTCTAAAACTACTCATTCCACGTTAGTAAAATGcaattactgggcttccctggtggctcagtggttaagaatccgcctgccaatgcaggggacacgggttcgagccctggtctgggaagatcccacatgccgcggagcaactaagcctgtgtgccacaactactgagcctgtgctctagagcccacgagccacaactactgagcccgtgcaccacaactactgaagcccacacgcctagagtccgtgctccgcaaacaagagaagccaccacaatgagaagcatgcacaccacaaggaagagtagcccccactcgccacaactagagaaagcccgtgtgcagcttcgaagacccaacgcagccaaaaataaatttaactaatttttaaaaatgcaattactACATGCATTTGTATAAAGCTCATTAGCAAAGGAAAATAATGCAAAAACAGAAAGTGATCTTTCCCCCaattataattctattttaaaaataattttcagacatAGGTATGCCAAATACAAACTATGCAGCAACAGAAAAGAACCTAATAAAAACAATTACTTGACATATATCAATTTACATATAATTCTGTatttgtaataggtttataataatctgtgatttttgtgttttatgCCTTCACTGTCGAAACTGGCACTGTCATCATCAATTACCCCAATGTATTAATAGAGAGAGCCCTGAGACTCAACTTTAGGGGTGATAAACTTTGCAACATTAAACTGACTTAAACTTTGCAACATTAAACTGACTTTTGAAAACACGGGTCCCTTCACTTTTGCAACATCACACAGAACTAGTGATAGAATCTGTACATCTCCCCTTTTGTGTGCATGCCTAAGACATTGAGAAAGTCCAGAACATAGCACTTATCTGCTAAGATGAAGAAAGAACCTTTTTTCCCCATGACCTCAAAATGAGTGAAGTTTAGTAACTAGCACCTCGTACTGGAGTAGATTATGACCACATGAACGAAATTTATAAATACAGAACAGCCAAATGCATAAAAGCCACCAAAGGCTTTAGATTTGGATGCCTGAAGCCTGCCATCCTTCAGCATCTAAAAGATTCCTAAAAGCATGCTGACAAGTCTAGCTCCTCATAACAGTATCTTGTCTGACTTTTAACCTACCCTAGGTCCAACATCCCAATTTCATTTTAACATGCCCATATTCAACTTTTAACTGTAACCTGAAATAAAACTGTATTAACATACCCACTCAAAACAGGTAGGAAACCTGGTTCTATAAATTTACCAATACAGGtatttttagttaaatttttaCCATGTCTGGAGTTACGCTGTTCTTTATGTATTGAGAGAATTGTTTTTTGTAAGCATCTTCATCTTCTTCAATCAGGTAACGCATATAATCTGCAACGTTCTGCCCCATGATGTGCTTTCGGTGTACCTCAGCATTAAATTCTTTGCTTTCTGAATCATAACCAG carries:
- the DIPK1A gene encoding divergent protein kinase domain 1A; the protein is MARSLCPGAWLRKPCYLQARFSYVRMKYLFFSWLVVFVGSWIIYVQYSTYTELCRGKDCKKIICDKYKTGVIDGPACNSLCVTETLYFGKCLSTKPNNQMYLGIWDNLPGVVKCQMEQALHLDFGTELEPRKEIVLFDKPTRGTTVQKFKEMVYSLFKAKLGDQGNLSELVNLILTVADGDKDGQVSLGEAKSAWALLQLNEFLLMVILQDKEHTPKLMGFCGDLYVMESVEYTSLYGISLPWVIELFIPSGFRRSMDQLFTPSWPRKAKIAIGLLEFVEDVFHGPYGNFLMCDTSARNLGYNDKYDLKMVDMRKIVPETNLKELIKDRHCESDLDCVYGTDCRTSCDQSTMKCTSEVIQPNLAKACQLLKDYLLRGAPVEIREELEKQLYSCIALKVTANQMEMEHSLILNNLKTLLWKKISYTNDS